The proteins below come from a single Nocardiopsis gilva YIM 90087 genomic window:
- a CDS encoding IclR family transcriptional regulator domain-containing protein — protein MTTGATPEEPKARGAHYVQSLDRGLAVIRAFSAQTPAMTLSEVARATGLTRAAARRFLLTLSDLGYIRSDGRMFRLTPRVLELGYAYLSSADLPEVAQPHLERLAAEVHESSSLSILDGDDVVYIARAATSRIMTVSINVGTRFPAYATSMGRVLLAGRPPAELEAYLERVHLGPLTARTISSADRLRSELEKIRCQGWAVVDQELEEGLRAVAAPIRDRQGHVIAATNVSAHASRRSAEDVRRDLLPPLLATAARIEADLEIASRG, from the coding sequence ATGACCACCGGAGCGACCCCGGAAGAGCCGAAGGCCCGCGGCGCGCACTACGTGCAGTCGCTGGATCGGGGCCTGGCCGTCATCCGGGCGTTCTCCGCGCAGACCCCGGCGATGACGCTGAGTGAGGTCGCCCGGGCGACCGGGCTGACCCGGGCGGCGGCCCGCCGCTTCCTGCTCACCCTGTCCGACCTCGGCTACATCCGCAGCGACGGGCGGATGTTCCGGCTCACCCCGCGCGTCCTGGAGCTCGGCTACGCCTACCTCTCCTCGGCCGACCTGCCCGAGGTCGCCCAACCCCACCTGGAGCGGCTGGCCGCCGAGGTGCACGAATCGTCCTCGCTGTCGATCCTCGACGGCGACGACGTGGTCTACATCGCCCGCGCGGCCACGTCGCGGATCATGACGGTGTCGATCAACGTCGGCACCCGCTTCCCCGCCTACGCCACCTCGATGGGCCGGGTCCTGCTGGCCGGGCGCCCGCCCGCCGAGCTGGAGGCCTACCTGGAGCGGGTACACCTGGGCCCGCTCACCGCCCGCACCATCTCCTCGGCCGACCGGCTGCGCTCCGAGCTGGAGAAGATCCGCTGCCAGGGCTGGGCCGTGGTGGACCAGGAGCTGGAAGAGGGGCTGCGCGCGGTGGCCGCGCCGATCCGGGACCGCCAGGGCCACGTGATCGCGGCCACCAACGTCTCGGCGCACGCCAGCCGCAGGTCGGCCGAGGATGTGCGGCGCGACCTCCTGCCGCCCCTGCTGGCCACGGCGGCCCGCATCGAGGCGGACCTGGAGATCGCGTCCCGCGGCTGA
- a CDS encoding CoA transferase subunit A, with protein sequence MILPLDEGIRELVHDGDTVALEGFTHLIPVAAGHEIIRQGLRDLTLVRMTPDIVYDQMIGAGCARKLVFSWGGNPGVGSLHRFRDAVQNGWPVPLEIEEHSHAGMANRYVAGASGLPFAVLRGYLGTDLVGRTGGIAAIDCPFTGETLTAVPALTPDVAIVHAQRADRAGNVQLWGITGVQKEAVLAARRSLVTVEEIVDELTPVPDQVLLPARVVTAVAEVPGGAAPSYAHGYYARDNAAYQAWDAIGRDRERFTQWLDDDLPGARPAGRKEQVNS encoded by the coding sequence ATGATCCTGCCGCTGGACGAAGGGATCCGTGAGCTCGTCCACGACGGGGACACCGTCGCCCTCGAAGGCTTCACCCACCTCATCCCGGTCGCCGCGGGCCACGAGATCATCCGTCAGGGCCTGCGTGACCTCACGCTGGTGCGGATGACCCCGGACATCGTCTACGACCAGATGATCGGCGCCGGATGCGCGCGCAAGCTGGTGTTCTCCTGGGGCGGCAACCCGGGCGTGGGCTCGCTGCACCGCTTCCGCGACGCCGTACAGAATGGGTGGCCGGTCCCGCTGGAGATCGAGGAGCACAGCCACGCGGGCATGGCCAACCGCTACGTCGCCGGTGCCTCCGGGCTGCCCTTCGCGGTACTGCGCGGCTACCTCGGCACCGACCTGGTCGGGCGGACAGGCGGGATCGCCGCCATCGACTGCCCGTTCACCGGCGAGACGCTCACCGCCGTCCCCGCGCTCACCCCCGACGTCGCTATCGTGCACGCGCAGCGGGCCGACCGCGCGGGCAACGTCCAGCTGTGGGGGATCACCGGGGTACAGAAGGAGGCCGTGCTCGCCGCCCGGCGCTCGCTGGTCACCGTGGAGGAGATCGTCGACGAGCTCACACCCGTGCCCGACCAGGTGCTGCTGCCCGCGCGCGTGGTGACCGCCGTCGCCGAGGTTCCGGGCGGGGCCGCCCCGTCGTACGCGCACGGGTACTACGCCCGCGACAACGCCGCCTACCAGGCCTGGGACGCCATCGGCCGGGACCGGGAGCGCTTCACCCAGTGGCTCGACGACGACCTGCCCGGCGCGCGTCCCGCCGGCCGGAAAGAGCAGGTGAACTCGTGA
- a CDS encoding ABC transporter permease, with the protein MRTSAAGRPGRVLARLVQLLLLPALLIALWWVGSAASGNYYTPTPDVIATTFGEVWFSDRFFVDVLPSIGRLLLGFALAAVLGVGLGAVLGLSPRARAVTEPVLEFFRAVPPPVLVPLLMLLVGVNTPMKLAVIVSGCVWPILLNTIEGVRAVDPVLSDTCRCYGIRGPRWLTTLVLRSASPQIMAGLRQGLSIAIILMVISEMFASSSGLGFTIVQFQRSFAIPEMWSGIVLLGLIGFVLSVLFGLVERYVLGWYHGVRAASRGE; encoded by the coding sequence ATGCGAACATCGGCCGCCGGTCGACCCGGGCGGGTGCTGGCCCGCCTCGTTCAGCTCCTCCTGCTGCCGGCGCTGCTCATCGCGCTGTGGTGGGTCGGCAGCGCCGCCTCCGGCAACTACTACACGCCAACCCCCGACGTCATCGCGACGACGTTCGGCGAGGTGTGGTTCTCCGACCGCTTCTTCGTCGACGTGCTGCCCAGCATCGGCCGCCTGCTGCTCGGATTCGCCCTGGCGGCGGTCCTCGGCGTCGGCCTCGGCGCGGTCCTGGGCCTGTCGCCCCGCGCCCGCGCGGTGACTGAGCCGGTCCTGGAGTTCTTCCGGGCCGTCCCGCCGCCGGTCCTCGTGCCGCTGCTGATGCTGCTCGTCGGCGTGAACACCCCCATGAAGCTCGCGGTCATCGTGTCCGGATGCGTGTGGCCGATCCTGCTCAACACCATCGAGGGCGTGCGCGCGGTCGACCCGGTGCTGTCGGACACCTGCCGGTGCTACGGCATCCGCGGCCCGAGGTGGCTCACCACCCTCGTGCTGCGCTCGGCCAGCCCGCAGATCATGGCGGGCCTGCGCCAGGGGCTGTCCATCGCGATCATCCTGATGGTCATCAGCGAGATGTTCGCCAGCTCCAGCGGCCTGGGCTTCACCATCGTGCAGTTCCAGCGGAGCTTCGCCATCCCCGAGATGTGGAGCGGCATCGTGCTGCTGGGGCTGATCGGCTTCGTCCTGTCGGTGCTCTTCGGCCTGGTGGAGCGCTACGTCCTGGGCTGGTACCACGGCGTGCGCGCCGCGAGCCGCGGGGAGTGA
- a CDS encoding deaminase: MTPGRPARPTPSDEGGEPTEADLRWLRAAIELSRSCPPSTTAFSVGAIVLGADGTVLADGYSRRDDPHDHAEEAALRALRPDDPRLDTATLYSSLEPCSTRASRPRPCADLILATPIPRIVFAWREPAVFADCEGAQRLRDAGRMVIEVPALADQVREVNAHLLG, from the coding sequence ATGACCCCCGGCCGACCCGCCCGCCCCACGCCATCCGACGAGGGCGGGGAGCCCACCGAGGCGGATCTGCGCTGGCTGCGCGCGGCCATCGAACTGTCGCGCTCCTGCCCGCCCTCGACCACCGCGTTCTCCGTCGGGGCGATCGTGCTGGGCGCCGATGGCACCGTCCTCGCCGACGGCTACTCGCGCCGGGACGATCCGCACGACCATGCCGAGGAGGCCGCCCTGCGCGCGCTCCGGCCCGACGACCCCCGGCTGGACACGGCCACCCTCTACAGCTCCCTGGAGCCCTGCAGCACCCGGGCCTCCCGCCCGCGGCCCTGCGCCGACCTGATCCTGGCCACCCCGATCCCGCGCATCGTGTTCGCCTGGCGGGAACCGGCGGTCTTCGCCGACTGCGAGGGGGCACAGCGGCTGCGCGACGCGGGACGCATGGTCATCGAGGTCCCAGCGCTCGCCGACCAGGTGCGGGAGGTCAACGCCCACCTCCTCGGCTGA
- a CDS encoding ABC transporter substrate-binding protein translates to MRKHPYRHRALAAGSAVLLLLLGAACAPDDGGGQGAVTFWTPHVTPDRLAQQEATAARFTEETGIDVDVVAMAADDQNQALVTGAASGDVPDVILLAPDQAAAWTAQGLLDTDTAGAVIAELGRDTFSDHALDMVTTDGAPAAVPSDGWGQVLVYRTDMFEAAGLEPPRTIEDIADAAEQLSSDGVAGIVLGTKPGDPFTTQTLEALLLGGGCDLVDDAGEVALDAPECARALDAYARMADASVGGDQDVETTRAAYLSGRSAMLFWGSHIFDELAGLAPDFPPTCQECADDPAFLAANSGVVTGLLPPGADGSRDPDEARQYGLTLNLGVPRGADTESARKFIEFLLSDGYMDTLAVSPEGRIPVRMGTAEDPTAFADAWASLPAGEDEDARRPLSDFYDQATMSSIVQGAQSFQRWGYGTEHAAFAGALAAQNTLSRELGPLFDGADPNDVARRMGEAARDVQADVD, encoded by the coding sequence ATGAGAAAGCACCCGTACCGACACCGCGCCCTGGCGGCCGGGAGCGCGGTGCTCCTCCTGCTGCTCGGGGCCGCCTGCGCGCCCGACGACGGGGGCGGCCAGGGCGCCGTCACCTTCTGGACCCCGCACGTCACCCCGGACCGGTTGGCCCAGCAGGAGGCCACGGCCGCGCGCTTCACCGAGGAGACCGGGATCGACGTCGACGTCGTGGCCATGGCGGCCGACGACCAGAACCAGGCCCTGGTCACCGGCGCGGCCTCCGGTGACGTGCCCGATGTGATCCTGCTGGCCCCCGACCAGGCGGCGGCCTGGACCGCGCAGGGGCTGCTGGACACCGACACCGCCGGCGCGGTCATCGCCGAGCTGGGCCGCGACACGTTCAGCGACCACGCGCTGGACATGGTCACCACCGACGGCGCGCCCGCCGCGGTGCCCAGCGACGGCTGGGGGCAGGTCCTCGTCTACCGCACCGACATGTTCGAGGCCGCCGGGCTGGAGCCTCCGCGCACCATCGAGGACATCGCCGACGCCGCCGAACAGCTCTCCTCCGACGGCGTCGCCGGGATCGTGCTCGGCACCAAGCCCGGCGACCCCTTCACCACCCAGACCCTGGAGGCGCTGCTGCTGGGCGGGGGCTGCGACCTGGTGGACGACGCGGGCGAGGTCGCGCTGGACGCCCCGGAGTGCGCCCGTGCCCTGGACGCCTACGCCCGGATGGCCGACGCGTCGGTCGGCGGCGACCAGGACGTGGAGACCACCCGCGCCGCCTACCTCTCCGGTCGCAGCGCCATGCTCTTCTGGGGGTCGCACATCTTCGACGAGCTCGCCGGGCTCGCCCCGGACTTCCCGCCCACGTGCCAGGAGTGTGCGGACGACCCGGCGTTCCTGGCGGCCAACAGCGGCGTGGTCACCGGTCTGCTTCCGCCCGGTGCCGACGGGTCGCGTGACCCCGACGAGGCGCGGCAGTACGGCCTCACCCTCAACCTGGGTGTGCCGCGCGGCGCCGATACAGAGTCGGCGCGGAAGTTCATCGAGTTCCTCCTGAGCGACGGGTACATGGACACGCTGGCGGTCTCCCCCGAGGGCCGCATCCCCGTCCGGATGGGCACGGCCGAGGACCCCACGGCGTTCGCCGACGCCTGGGCGTCGCTTCCCGCGGGAGAGGACGAGGACGCGCGCCGCCCCCTGTCCGACTTCTACGACCAGGCCACGATGAGCAGCATCGTCCAGGGCGCGCAGAGCTTCCAGAGGTGGGGCTACGGCACCGAGCACGCGGCGTTCGCGGGCGCGCTGGCCGCACAGAACACCCTCAGCCGGGAGCTCGGCCCGCTGTTCGACGGAGCCGACCCCAATGACGTGGCACGACGGATGGGCGAAGCTGCCCGCGACGTCCAGGCCGACGTCGATTGA
- a CDS encoding ABC transporter permease, whose translation MTRTATTSPDATLGAGANRALLGAAGVAGLIVLWEALPRIGAARPAYLPPASEVAGALAGRLGSAAFWTAVGDTLAAWALGLAIAFAAAAVLGFLIGSAPRVRAFTTSTVEFLRPIPSVALIPLAILLYGTDIRSTLLLVVYAAFWQIYIQVLYGVADVDPVAEQTARCYGLGRLARIRYVVWPSALPYLMTGLRLGAAVALVLTVTAQLVIGSPGLGQEIAVARSSGAIVEVYALIVATGALGVLVNVGIRALERRALRWHSSVRGEVL comes from the coding sequence GTGACCCGAACCGCAACAACCTCACCCGACGCCACCCTTGGTGCGGGCGCGAACCGGGCCCTGCTGGGCGCCGCCGGTGTCGCCGGACTGATCGTGCTGTGGGAGGCGCTGCCCCGCATCGGGGCGGCGCGGCCCGCCTACCTTCCCCCGGCCTCCGAGGTCGCGGGCGCCCTGGCCGGACGGCTCGGCAGTGCGGCGTTCTGGACCGCGGTGGGCGACACCCTCGCCGCGTGGGCGCTGGGGCTGGCGATCGCCTTCGCGGCGGCCGCCGTCCTCGGCTTCCTCATCGGCTCCGCGCCGCGCGTGCGCGCCTTCACCACCTCCACGGTGGAGTTCCTCCGCCCCATCCCGTCCGTCGCGCTGATCCCGCTGGCGATCCTGCTCTACGGCACGGACATCCGCTCAACCCTGCTGCTGGTCGTCTACGCCGCGTTCTGGCAGATCTACATCCAGGTGCTCTACGGGGTCGCCGACGTCGACCCCGTCGCTGAGCAGACCGCGCGCTGCTACGGGCTCGGCCGCCTGGCCCGGATCCGCTACGTCGTGTGGCCCTCGGCGCTGCCCTACCTGATGACCGGACTGCGGCTCGGCGCCGCCGTCGCGCTGGTCCTCACGGTCACCGCGCAGCTGGTCATCGGCAGCCCCGGCCTCGGCCAGGAGATCGCCGTGGCCCGGTCCAGCGGAGCCATCGTCGAGGTCTACGCGCTGATCGTCGCTACTGGTGCGCTCGGCGTCCTCGTCAACGTGGGCATCCGCGCGCTGGAGCGGCGCGCGCTGCGCTGGCACTCATCGGTACGGGGGGAGGTCCTGTGA
- a CDS encoding ABC transporter ATP-binding protein: protein MLEVTRLQKIYRGEDREVEAVRDLTFRLGEGELACLVGPSGCGKTTLLKCISGLMAPTSGSVELAGNKVTGPPRDMAVVFQEYGRSLFPWMSVRDNIELPLKEKKLSRARRRKLVRESLEAVGLSDFASSYPWQLSGGMQQRVAIARAIAYEPRVLLMDEPFAAVDAQTRADLEDLIRDLWHKFSITVLFVTHDIDEAVYLGQRVLVLSSSPTVIQDDVAIDLPDERDQLTTRSQSRFAELRARVYNQIQNAKRGPADERGPAPNPATADA from the coding sequence ATGCTTGAGGTGACCCGGCTGCAGAAGATCTACCGGGGTGAGGACCGCGAGGTCGAAGCCGTCCGCGACCTCACGTTCCGGCTCGGCGAGGGCGAGCTGGCCTGCCTCGTCGGCCCCTCGGGCTGCGGCAAGACCACGCTGCTCAAGTGCATCTCCGGGCTCATGGCCCCGACCTCCGGCAGCGTCGAGCTCGCCGGGAACAAGGTCACCGGCCCGCCGCGGGACATGGCCGTCGTCTTCCAGGAGTACGGCCGCAGCCTGTTCCCGTGGATGAGCGTGCGGGACAACATCGAACTCCCGCTCAAGGAGAAGAAGCTGTCCCGGGCGCGGCGGCGCAAGCTGGTGCGCGAGTCGCTGGAGGCCGTGGGACTGTCCGACTTCGCGTCGTCCTACCCCTGGCAGCTCTCCGGCGGCATGCAGCAGCGCGTCGCGATCGCCCGGGCCATCGCCTATGAGCCGCGCGTGCTGCTCATGGACGAGCCCTTCGCCGCCGTGGACGCGCAGACCAGGGCCGACCTGGAGGACCTGATCCGCGACCTGTGGCACAAGTTCTCCATCACCGTCCTGTTCGTCACGCACGACATCGACGAGGCGGTCTACCTCGGCCAGCGCGTGCTGGTGCTCTCGTCCTCGCCGACGGTGATCCAGGACGACGTGGCCATCGACCTGCCCGACGAGCGCGACCAGCTCACCACGCGGTCCCAGTCGCGCTTCGCCGAACTGCGCGCACGGGTCTACAACCAGATCCAGAACGCCAAGCGCGGCCCTGCCGACGAGCGTGGACCGGCGCCGAACCCGGCGACGGCCGACGCCTGA
- a CDS encoding ABC transporter substrate-binding protein produces the protein MRRKILALTGVAALLATTACGGGDAAEKDGVTTLKIGSMPVVDTAALHLGIDQGYFEDLGIKLDITNVQGGAEAIPGVVSGDFDIAFSNVTSLIVAREKGLPLKVINNAVASTGKQKGDFGAVVVPEGSPITSAKDLAGKKVAVNTLKNIGDTTVRNSVRKDGGNPDDIEFVEMAFPDMPAAVEKKQVDAAWVVEPFLTMALDDGATEVASNFVDTHESLSVAVYFTSEKFLSENPEVAKSFTTAMSESQSYAQSHPEEVRRILTTYTKMDQNLIEEIRLPNYPSQKDTESAKVLGDLMQKDGLIENEPKLDELYQ, from the coding sequence ATGCGTCGAAAGATCCTCGCTCTGACCGGAGTCGCGGCGCTGCTCGCGACCACGGCCTGCGGAGGGGGTGATGCCGCGGAGAAAGACGGAGTCACCACGCTGAAGATCGGCTCCATGCCGGTCGTCGACACAGCGGCCCTCCACCTCGGGATTGACCAGGGCTACTTCGAGGATCTCGGGATCAAGCTCGACATCACCAACGTCCAGGGCGGCGCCGAGGCGATCCCCGGTGTCGTCAGCGGCGACTTCGACATCGCCTTCAGCAACGTGACCTCCCTGATCGTCGCCCGGGAGAAGGGCCTTCCGCTGAAGGTCATCAACAACGCCGTGGCCAGCACCGGCAAGCAGAAGGGCGACTTCGGCGCGGTCGTGGTGCCCGAGGGCAGCCCCATCACCAGCGCCAAGGACCTCGCGGGCAAGAAGGTCGCGGTGAACACGCTGAAGAACATCGGCGACACCACCGTCCGCAACTCCGTGCGCAAGGACGGGGGCAACCCCGACGACATCGAGTTCGTCGAGATGGCCTTCCCGGACATGCCCGCCGCGGTGGAGAAGAAGCAGGTCGACGCCGCCTGGGTGGTCGAACCCTTCCTCACCATGGCCCTCGACGACGGCGCCACCGAGGTCGCGTCCAACTTCGTCGACACCCACGAGTCGCTCTCCGTGGCCGTCTACTTCACCTCCGAGAAGTTCCTCTCCGAGAACCCGGAGGTCGCCAAGTCGTTCACCACGGCCATGTCGGAGTCGCAGTCCTACGCCCAGAGCCACCCCGAAGAGGTGCGCCGCATCCTCACCACCTACACCAAGATGGACCAGAACCTCATCGAGGAGATCCGGCTGCCCAACTACCCCTCCCAGAAGGACACCGAGTCCGCCAAGGTGCTCGGTGACCTGATGCAGAAGGACGGCCTGATCGAGAACGAGCCGAAGCTGGACGAGCTCTACCAGTGA
- a CDS encoding carbohydrate ABC transporter permease gives MSGRGLAAARTGFGSRRPRTRREREELHGRLLVAPTLLVVGAVVLFPFLAGFVLSLQDMRLIDIRFFSPADLEITFDNFDRVLSSAGFWAAARTTVVYATVTTVGSLLAGLVVALALRRPFRGRGAVRGLLLVPYVLPVVAATTIWTTLLNPQYGAVNEIGRRVLGWSAPINFLTTYDIDIGGLPVPVALSVVIAFEVWKSFPLAFLFITARLQAVPRDLEEAAVVDGASPTQVFRHVLLPQLTGVLALLGLLRFIWSFQNFTDVYLLTGGAGGTEVVAVRVYEELVTRANIGTASALGVLMTLALAGLLVLYLRMVRKGQV, from the coding sequence GTGAGCGGGCGCGGGCTCGCGGCCGCCCGCACGGGCTTCGGCTCCCGCCGCCCGCGCACGCGGCGGGAGCGGGAAGAGCTGCACGGGCGACTGCTGGTGGCGCCGACGCTGCTGGTGGTCGGCGCCGTGGTGCTCTTCCCGTTCCTGGCGGGATTCGTGCTGTCGCTGCAGGACATGCGGCTCATCGACATCCGCTTCTTCTCCCCCGCCGACCTGGAGATCACCTTCGACAACTTCGACCGGGTGCTCTCCAGCGCGGGGTTCTGGGCCGCCGCGCGCACTACCGTCGTCTACGCGACGGTGACCACGGTCGGTTCGCTGCTCGCCGGGCTCGTCGTCGCGCTGGCCCTGCGCCGCCCTTTCCGGGGCCGCGGCGCCGTGCGGGGGCTGCTGCTCGTCCCCTATGTTCTGCCGGTCGTGGCGGCCACGACGATCTGGACGACCCTGCTCAACCCGCAGTACGGCGCGGTCAACGAGATCGGTCGGCGCGTGCTGGGCTGGAGCGCGCCGATCAACTTCCTCACTACCTACGACATCGACATCGGCGGCCTGCCCGTGCCCGTCGCGCTCAGTGTCGTGATCGCCTTCGAGGTCTGGAAGTCGTTCCCGCTGGCGTTCCTCTTCATCACCGCGCGGCTGCAGGCGGTACCGCGCGACCTGGAAGAGGCCGCCGTCGTCGATGGCGCCTCCCCCACCCAGGTGTTCCGCCACGTGCTGCTACCCCAGCTCACCGGGGTCCTGGCGCTGCTGGGCCTGCTCCGGTTCATCTGGTCGTTCCAGAACTTCACCGATGTCTACCTGCTGACCGGCGGTGCGGGCGGCACCGAGGTGGTCGCGGTGCGGGTGTACGAGGAGCTGGTGACCCGGGCGAACATCGGCACGGCCTCAGCCCTGGGCGTGCTGATGACGCTCGCGCTGGCCGGGCTGCTCGTGCTCTACCTGCGGATGGTGCGGAAGGGGCAGGTGTAG
- a CDS encoding RibD family protein, producing the protein MERPYTILSCAMSVDGYIDDTSPDRLRLSSEEDFDEVDELRARCDAILVGAGTVRRDNPRLLVRSAERRQRREAEGRPGNLLKVVLTENGELDPQARFFTTGDAGKIVYTASGTYPACVGRFRDAPDDVTVVDAGAPADPARILADLARRGVRRLLVEGGSRVHTLFLTAGLADEIRLAVAPFFVGDADAPRFVDPGTFVNGPDHPMRLAEARTIGDIVVLRYLPGRPA; encoded by the coding sequence ATGGAGCGCCCCTACACGATCCTGAGCTGCGCGATGTCTGTGGACGGCTATATCGACGACACGAGCCCCGACCGGCTGCGGCTGTCCAGCGAGGAGGATTTCGACGAGGTCGACGAGCTGCGCGCGCGGTGCGACGCCATTCTCGTGGGGGCGGGGACCGTGCGGCGGGACAACCCGCGGCTGCTGGTGCGCTCGGCCGAACGCCGTCAGCGCCGCGAGGCCGAAGGCCGCCCGGGAAACCTGCTCAAGGTGGTGCTCACCGAGAACGGCGAGCTCGACCCGCAGGCGCGCTTCTTCACCACCGGGGACGCCGGAAAGATCGTGTACACCGCGAGCGGAACCTACCCGGCCTGCGTCGGGCGGTTCCGCGACGCCCCCGACGACGTCACCGTGGTCGACGCGGGAGCGCCCGCCGACCCCGCCCGGATCCTGGCCGACCTCGCCCGCAGGGGCGTGCGCCGCCTCCTCGTCGAGGGCGGGAGCCGGGTGCACACCCTCTTCCTCACGGCCGGACTCGCCGACGAGATCCGGCTGGCCGTGGCCCCGTTCTTCGTGGGGGACGCCGACGCGCCCCGATTCGTGGACCCCGGGACGTTCGTCAACGGCCCGGACCACCCCATGCGGCTCGCCGAGGCCCGCACCATCGGGGACATCGTCGTCCTGCGCTACCTGCCCGGGCGCCCGGCATGA
- a CDS encoding glycoside hydrolase family 15 protein codes for MPEAGPEEAVSVLGTRGTAWRPETRLYSDGVVIGADGAPVIVPPRSSVSRVPGTGLLEPGRRLPGAAEATPEAVERERAWLAAADVPGRGSPWEEMARTALIDVRTLLYPHGALVAAASPYWRYVWPRDAAFCAVALALSGRRADALRVLRYVAAIREADGTWQARYLPDGSGRVPDDRGTQLDGIGWTLWAAWLLWRTASVSPDDASAATDAEGWADVSPALLGAAEALDAVVDVGTGLPRPSPDYWEKATTDVTLGTAAPLLLGARAGAEVLRGLGAPDAARRCARVASRLGPGIERHFAPHGYPRRRGGGRDAAVAFLLPPFAPAAPRPAPPGTGPWPRSGCPTGACVPGRSGPTPRPPGPRNCPCSQ; via the coding sequence ATGCCGGAGGCCGGACCGGAGGAGGCCGTCTCGGTCCTCGGCACGCGCGGGACCGCGTGGCGGCCCGAGACCCGGCTCTACTCCGATGGGGTGGTGATCGGTGCGGATGGTGCCCCGGTCATCGTTCCGCCGCGTTCGTCGGTGTCGCGGGTTCCGGGGACGGGGCTGCTGGAACCGGGCCGGCGGCTGCCCGGAGCCGCGGAGGCGACGCCGGAGGCCGTCGAACGCGAGCGCGCCTGGCTGGCCGCGGCCGATGTCCCGGGGCGCGGCTCCCCGTGGGAGGAGATGGCGCGCACCGCGCTGATCGATGTCCGCACGCTCCTGTACCCCCATGGGGCGCTGGTCGCCGCGGCCAGCCCCTACTGGCGCTATGTCTGGCCGCGCGACGCCGCCTTCTGTGCCGTGGCGCTGGCCCTGAGCGGGCGGCGCGCCGACGCGCTGCGGGTGCTGCGTTATGTCGCCGCGATCCGGGAGGCCGACGGCACCTGGCAGGCGCGCTACCTTCCTGACGGGTCCGGTCGGGTGCCCGACGACCGCGGCACCCAGCTGGACGGCATCGGCTGGACGCTGTGGGCGGCCTGGCTGCTGTGGCGCACCGCGTCCGTGTCGCCCGACGACGCGTCTGCGGCAACGGATGCGGAGGGGTGGGCGGACGTGTCGCCCGCGCTGTTGGGCGCGGCCGAGGCGCTCGACGCTGTGGTCGATGTGGGCACCGGGCTTCCCCGCCCCTCCCCGGACTACTGGGAGAAGGCGACCACCGACGTCACCCTGGGCACGGCCGCGCCTCTGCTGCTCGGCGCCCGTGCGGGTGCGGAGGTCCTGCGCGGGCTCGGCGCCCCCGATGCGGCCCGGCGGTGCGCGCGGGTCGCCTCCCGGCTGGGGCCGGGGATCGAGCGGCACTTCGCCCCCCACGGCTACCCGCGGCGCCGGGGCGGCGGACGGGACGCCGCGGTGGCGTTCCTGCTGCCGCCGTTCGCTCCCGCCGCTCCCCGCCCCGCGCCTCCTGGCACCGGACCCTGGCCGCGCTCCGGCTGTCCAACGGGGGCGTGCGTCCCGGGGAGGAGTGGACCGACACCGCGACCGCCTGGACCCCGCAACTGTCCCTGTTCGCAATGA
- a CDS encoding carbohydrate ABC transporter permease, with amino-acid sequence MAERHRRRPRLDRHAVESRLLAALRIVVIVGAIAAAAGPLLYGAVLSVRPFTEIISAPLALPRPGEVDVSSYGRALADESAGGFGLARFMRTSLLVSVWTMLLTVVCSVLGAYAAVRLRFFGRDTVNGFFLAVYLFPGIVLAVPLFVLFSRIGLTGSLVGLVIIYMAQTIPVSLYMLRGYFQAVPVSVEEAAEVDGCNRLQVITRVVLPMALPGVAATGLYVFMIAWNEFLFALLFLVDDRERWTVSLGIARLADFAIPAPVLMAGSIAITVPVVIGFLLAQRLLVSGLTAGAEKG; translated from the coding sequence ATGGCCGAGCGACACAGACGACGCCCGCGGCTGGACCGGCACGCGGTGGAATCCCGCCTGCTGGCGGCTCTGCGGATCGTGGTGATCGTCGGTGCCATCGCCGCGGCGGCGGGTCCGCTGCTTTATGGCGCGGTTCTGTCGGTGCGGCCGTTCACCGAGATCATCTCCGCCCCGCTGGCACTCCCCCGGCCAGGCGAGGTGGACGTGAGCTCCTATGGCCGGGCCCTGGCCGATGAGTCCGCGGGCGGGTTCGGGCTGGCCCGGTTCATGCGCACCTCGCTACTGGTGTCGGTGTGGACCATGCTGCTCACCGTGGTCTGCAGCGTCCTGGGCGCCTACGCGGCGGTGCGGCTGCGATTCTTCGGCCGCGACACCGTCAACGGGTTCTTCCTCGCCGTGTACCTGTTTCCCGGGATCGTGCTCGCGGTACCGCTGTTCGTGCTGTTCAGCCGCATCGGCCTCACCGGTTCGCTGGTGGGGCTGGTGATCATCTACATGGCCCAGACGATCCCGGTGTCGCTGTACATGCTCCGCGGCTATTTCCAGGCGGTTCCGGTCAGCGTGGAGGAGGCCGCGGAGGTCGACGGCTGCAACCGGCTGCAGGTGATCACGCGGGTGGTGCTCCCGATGGCACTGCCCGGGGTCGCCGCGACCGGGCTGTACGTGTTCATGATCGCGTGGAACGAATTCCTGTTCGCGCTGCTCTTCCTCGTCGACGACCGGGAGCGGTGGACGGTGTCGCTGGGTATCGCGCGTCTCGCCGACTTCGCGATCCCCGCCCCGGTACTGATGGCCGGGTCGATCGCGATCACCGTCCCGGTCGTGATCGGCTTCCTGCTCGCCCAGCGGCTGCTGGTCTCGGGGCTGACGGCCGGGGCCGAGAAGGGGTGA